The Dokdonia donghaensis DSW-1 DNA window GAACAGAATATTAGGTCAGAGAATCGAGAAAATGAGCGGAATAGAAGAGAGAGAGATAGATTTAGTAACTATATTTAGTGGGATAGAAATAAGCAGCTGAGTAAAAACATCCCTTCTACCCACAAACCAATAAAATGACCCACATAGCATTAACAGCTCAGAGCATCTCACTACGGCTTATAGACCTCTCAGACCTGGCAGCTATACACGTACTACATTCTTTTCCCGAGACAGATAAATACAACACGCTAGGCATCCCAAAAGATCTAGAGGAGACCAAGCATATCATCACCAGCTGGGTAGCAGCTCATAGTGCGACACCTATCACAACTTATACTTTTGCCATAGAGCGTGCTACAGATCAAGAGTTCGTTGGGCTCATCGGTTTAAAGTTATGGCCTCAAAAACATCGTAGAGGCGAGATATGGTATAAGATCCATCCAGACCACTGGCGTAAAGGCTATGCCACTCAGTCTGTAAACCTGGTCTTAGATTTTGGTTTTGAAACGCTCAAACTACACAGAATACAAGCGGGCTGTGCCGTAGCAAATACCGGCTCTATAAAAGTGCTAGAAAAAGTAGGAATGACACGAGAAGGCCGCGGTCGCAAGGTCTTACCCCTTAAAACCGGCTGGTCAGATAATTTTGAATACTCCATACTCGATACCGATGCGCGTGGGGAGTGAGGAGATGAGTTTGTATAAAAGCCTATAAAATTAAAATTAGCAACAAGATTCTTAATCAAAAACACCACAAGGAAACCCTATATTTTGCAATTTCTACAATGCTAGAAAGAGCATCATACTACGGTTTACGAGCACTAGTTATTCTTTATATGGTAGGAGAAATACTTAAAATGGAGCGTGCTGATGCATTTTCTATTTATGGAATTTTTACTGGTTCTATAGTTTTTTCTAAAATTATAGGTGCCGTTATAGGAGATATTATAATTGGAAATAAAAAAGCTATAATTGCTGGCGGTATTATTCAAGCGCTAGGAGCATTTTGTTTATGTATACCGAGCACAATAGGCTTATATCTAGGTCTTTTCCTTACTGTTTTAGGCAGTGGTTTATTTACTCCTAACATCATTTCGAATTTTGGCAAATCCTATCTAATGAAAACCAAATTACTAGATGCTGGGTTTACCATATTCTATCTAGCTTTAAATCTAGGTTCATTTTTAGGGATTCTAGCGATTGGTTATATCGGAGATATGTATAGTTATACTATTGGTTTTATAATCGCGGGGACTCTAATGTTACTTGCCTTAATTCCATTATATTATACTAAAGCAGTTAATTATCAAAAAATAGAGGTGATTAAATCCTCACCTTCAAAAAGGTTAATATCCATACTAAGTGCTTTACTGCTAGTGGGGTTATTCTGGGGTTTTTATGAATTATCTGGCAACCGAATTTACGACTTGCAGCTACAATTAATGGAGAAATCTACTTTAGCCATTCCAAAGCATATATGGCAATCTTTAAATGCCATTTTCATTTTACCGATAAGTATTATTGCTATTGTAATTTGGTCCTACTTCTTCAGTAATCAATCCTTTAAGCTAATGATTGGTTTTATTTCAGGAGCCATATCCTTTGGTATATTACTATTAGTGCCAGAGACAGCTACAGATAGTCATACGATGACTTACTTAATCTCTCTTGTATTTCTTGTAATTTCAGAAATACACATCGCACCAATTGTTTATTCCATTTTGACAAAATTTGCAAACCCAAAATATTTGGCAATCTTAGTGAGCTTGGTTTTTTTACCTACGCGATTAATCTCTCTAATTTTTGGACTATACAGAGACAGGCTGTATGATTATCCAATGTTAGGACTCAAAATAGGACTTATTGGAATGGCTATTATAGGAGTATTGCTGGGGATTTATCAATTGTTACGCAAAAAAGTAACTTGAAGCCCTAAACTCGATTAACATATCCATAAACCACTCTACTTTTACTAACTTTATAAAATGCACAAACCATCTATAGTACCACTTGCCATCTACGGCATCACAGCGCTTCTGGCACTTGTGATTTTGCTAGACTTTGCGTTGCCAGGCAAGATGTATACAGAAGAGGTCTCTCGTGTACAAAAAAAGAAACAGCGGTACTATAACGCTGGTGGCAACTCACACAACTCTTATGAGGTTGTTACGCCAAAACACCAATTTTCGGTAGCAGAGGATATTGCAAAGTCTGCAAAAGGTAAATCTATGAGCTATACCGTCTCTTTACTATTTCAAGAAGTCAATAGCTATAGCATACTCCCCTCGCAAGATCGCAGCATTTACTCGTTTAGGCTTGTCTCTGGGTTTGTGCTTCCGCTGCTGTTGTTGCTAGCCATTGGTATTAAATTTCGCTTTAAGAAGGACCTCAGCATCTTGCTTTTTGTGCTTCAGCTGCTTGTGGTGGGTAATTTTATATGGTTACTCTTCTGGTAAATGAGTTTTAAGGGTGTGAATCCTGCTTTCGCGAAAGCGTCATATCCCCAATTATACAGCTTGTAAACAGTGCTTAGCCTCGCCGCCCAAATACGATTTATAAAAAAAACACTATCTTACATATTAATATACAGACTTTTAGCGTTTGTATATGGAGGTAACATCCCTATGTACTACAATTTTTATCCAAACATCTAAGTTGTAGTTAGTAATACCGAGATCTATACCAAGGGTCAATCAAACAAATATGTCCATTTAAAATGTGCGCACTGCTACGGCAACTGCGACGGGCTATTAGTTTGTAATCTTTAAAAACCCTTATATATGAAAACTTCACAAATCAAAGTGTTAGCCATCTTGCTATTTCTCTTTCTGTATGCCTGTGCAGATGATGATGACAACACCACAACGACCACCACTACCCCAGCCGATGATGATCCCATAGCCCTTACAGATCAAACCGCCCAGCTCATTACAGAGTGGAGCGACCTCTGGGTGAACATAGACCAGTTTACTAATAATATGCGCCCTAACACCATTACACGCTCCCTAGCCTACATACACCTTACAGGCTACGAGACCGCCGTGCCTTTTATGGATGGCTATACCTCAAATAATGAGAGACTAGACGAGCTAGATGTAGATATTAATGAGCTTGAGGATAATGTAAATCTAGATCTTGCACTTAACCGAGCGTATGCGATTGCGTTTGATCATTTTATGTTTAGCATATCGCCAGAGGCACGTGGTGACGTCTTTAGATTTAGAAATAATAAAGAAGAAGAACTCGAGCAAGGTCTAAGTAATGAAGTAATAAGTAACTCCAGAAGATGGGGAAGGCACGTGGCACGCCGTGTGATTGCATATAGCGAGACCGATGAGGCGGGAGAAGAGCAAGTGAGAGATCAAACTCCGGCAGACTATGTAGCACCCGT harbors:
- a CDS encoding GNAT family N-acetyltransferase → MTHIALTAQSISLRLIDLSDLAAIHVLHSFPETDKYNTLGIPKDLEETKHIITSWVAAHSATPITTYTFAIERATDQEFVGLIGLKLWPQKHRRGEIWYKIHPDHWRKGYATQSVNLVLDFGFETLKLHRIQAGCAVANTGSIKVLEKVGMTREGRGRKVLPLKTGWSDNFEYSILDTDARGE
- a CDS encoding MFS transporter, which translates into the protein MLERASYYGLRALVILYMVGEILKMERADAFSIYGIFTGSIVFSKIIGAVIGDIIIGNKKAIIAGGIIQALGAFCLCIPSTIGLYLGLFLTVLGSGLFTPNIISNFGKSYLMKTKLLDAGFTIFYLALNLGSFLGILAIGYIGDMYSYTIGFIIAGTLMLLALIPLYYTKAVNYQKIEVIKSSPSKRLISILSALLLVGLFWGFYELSGNRIYDLQLQLMEKSTLAIPKHIWQSLNAIFILPISIIAIVIWSYFFSNQSFKLMIGFISGAISFGILLLVPETATDSHTMTYLISLVFLVISEIHIAPIVYSILTKFANPKYLAILVSLVFLPTRLISLIFGLYRDRLYDYPMLGLKIGLIGMAIIGVLLGIYQLLRKKVT